The Maniola hyperantus chromosome 2, iAphHyp1.2, whole genome shotgun sequence genome includes a region encoding these proteins:
- the LOC138403929 gene encoding uncharacterized protein, translated as MDDEIVVLWWYLNRRQNKRKHWVHPILRERFSLGTFETLMGELRRDESKFFNYFRMTATTFDDLLGRLDIRVRDTSFRECICPEQRLAICLRYLASGCSFKEIHYSYRVGVSTISKLIKEMTHVIWENLKTDFLKLPDTEREWEDIASGFERKANFPHCLGAVDGKHIRILKPAKSGSMFFNYKEYYSFVLMAVVDSEYRFIFISVGSFGKECDSSILKDSTFWQKINDGTLNVPKPRPLHENLHEELPFILVGDEGFALTPNLLRPYGGTHLNTDKKIFNYRLSRARRYVECAFGILANKWRIIHRAIDLNVDTAIQVIKACAVLHNFVREKDGINFESYQNIEHRQEQETTLMNRNVSSRGGPNANAIRTSFTNYFVSDIGSVPWQAAAIK; from the exons ATGGACGACGAAATTGTTGTGTTGTGGTGGTATCTTAATAGAAggcaaaataaaagaaaacattggGTACACCCTATTTTACGGGAAAGATTTTCACTTGGAACATTTGAAACATTAATGGGTGAACTTAGAAGAGACGAATCAAAGTTCTTCAATTATTTTCGAATGACAGCAACCACTTTTGACGATTTACTGGGACGACTAGACATAAGAGTACGAGATACAAGTTTCAGAGAATGTATTTGCCCAGAACAAAGATTAGCCATATGTCTAAG atatttAGCTTCAGGATGTTCATTCAAAGAAATACATTACTCATACAGAGTAGGCGTTTCGACAATAAGTAAACTAATAAAAGAAATGACCCACGTCATTTGGGAAAACCTAAAGACAGATTTCCTTAAGCTGCCTGATACTGAGAGAGAATGGGAGGACATCGCTTCAGGATTCGAAAGAAAAGCCAACTTTCCTCACTGTCTTGGAGCAGTAGATGGCAAACATATCAGAATTTTGAAACCAGCCAAGAGTGGTTCTATGTTCTTTAATTACAAGGAGTATTATTCTTTTGTATTAATGGCAGTTGTCGATTCAGAGtaccgatttatttttattagtgtgGGCTCATTTGGCAAGGAATGCGATTCCAGTATATTAAAGGATAGTACATTTTGGCAAAAGATCAATGATGGTACTTTAAATGTACCAAAGCCTAGACCGCTTCATGAAAACTTGCACGAAGAATTACCGTTTATACTTGTTGGCGATGAAGGCTTTGCTTTAACACCTAATCTCCTACGTCCATATGGAGGTACACATTTGAATActgataaaaagatttttaactaTAGACTAAGTCGAGCAAGAAGGTATGTTGAGTGCGCTTTTGGTATTCTGGCAAATAAGTGGCGAATAATCCATCGAGCTATAGATCTCAACGTAGACACAGCAATTCAAGTAATTAAAGCTTGTGCAGTCTTACATAATTTTGTAAGAGAAAAAGATGGTATAAATTTTGAAAGTTACCAAAATATAGAACATAGACAAGAACAAGAAACTACACTCATGAATCGAAATGTGTCGAGTCGAGGTGGCCCTAATGCCAACGCTATACGGACatcatttactaattattttgtttcagatatTGGTTCCGTCCCGTGGCAGGCAGcagctataaaataa